Part of the Chitinophaga parva genome is shown below.
CATTCCACAACCAAAGATCATCAACCAAAATAAAGACCGCCTATGGTGTAAAATAACAAAGCACACGTTAAAAAAAAGGCAGTGATGCTGCTACATCACCGCCCTGTAATTTCCCTGCAAGCGTTCTGATACAACGCGTTGCCTGGGCTTGTTTTGCCCGATAAACGCTCTATTCATCTAACAAAACACCTTGAAGTTATGCACAAAAATGCAAAATCAAATCGTATTGTCATATTGATTATGAAAGTTGCGCTGCTTCCCTTACTGCTGGTGACTGCCTTTTTTACCTGCTCCTTTGCCCATACGGTACATGGACAGGAGATCCTTGATAAAAAACTAACCCTGGAGATGCCCGCCCGTGAGCTGAAAGTAGTGCTCAAGGCCATTTCCAGCGAGGCGGACGTGAACTTTACGTACAGCAACAGTACCCTGCCGGACAAGCAAAAGGTAGCCGTAAGCGCTAATAATGAAAAGCTGGGTGACGTGCTGACCCGCCTCCTGCAGCCACTTGATATTTCTTTTGAAGTGATCCACGAGCAGATCGTACTGCACCGCGGTAAACCCTTGCTGCGCGTAAGCGCCAGCGAAATGTTCAAGATGGTGAGCGGTACCGTTACCGCCAGCGACGGCACGCCCATTCCCGGCGTGTCTGTCGTGATCTCCGGTACCACCCGTGGCACGGTGACGAATGCCAAAGGTTATTTTGAAATACAGGCCAACGAAGGCGAAACCCTGTTGTTCTCCTCCGTGGGCTTTGCCACGGCTAAAATGGTAGTGGGCAGCTCTGGTACCATGAACGTGGTGCTCTCTTCTTCCGTGCATTCCCTGGATTCTGTGGCTATTACGGCCCTCGGCATCCAGCGTAGTGTGCGCACCCTTGGCTACTCACAGGAAGCCGTGAAAGGCGCCGAGATAGCCCGCAGCAATGCGCCCAACGTGATCAATGCACTGGCGGGTAAAATGGCAGGTGTGAACGTGACCTCTCCCAATGGTGTGGATGGTGGTACCACCCGCATCATCATTGGTGGTAACAACACGATCCAGGGAGATAACCAACCCCTTATCATCGTGGATGGTATGCCCCTGGCCAACGGCGTTCCGCAACCTTATAACACGCATGGCACCCTGGGCACAGGCAGCGTGCTGTATACCAATGCAGATGCGTCTAACACCAGCGCGCCCAAAGACTGGGGCAGCCCCATTAACCTGATCAACCCCGAGGATATTGAAAGTATGAGTGTGCTGAAAGGCCCCACCGCAGCGGCTTTGTACGGTGGTAAGGGCGCCAATGGCGTGATCCTCATCACCACTAAAAAAGGCAGCGCCCGTCCCGGCCTGGGCATTGACTATTCCTTTGGGTATAAAATGATGGAACCTTACCGTTACCTGAAAATGCAGAACGAGTACGGCTCCGGTGGTATGGTGTCACTGGACCCGCCGCAGTATCTTACTGATTCGGATGGGAAGCCTATGATGTCCAACGATGCGTGGACCGGTCTTTTTGTAGACCAGAAAACCGGCAGCGGCCCCTATGGGCAAAATACTTATGACCAGGTAGGATGGCCCGGCACCGGCCTTTCCTGGGGCCATAAAATGGACGGCACCGTGATCAAATGGTGGGATGGGACCATGCGCCCGGATGATCCCCAGCCGGGCAACCTGAAGTTGCTGTACCGCGATGGCATGCAGACCCGTCACAACATTTCTGTGAGCGGCGGTAATGAATGGGGCACCGTACGTGCTTCCTACACCCGCCTGGATAACACGGCCATCCTGCCTAACAGTGATTATAACCAGAACAGCTTTAACGTGGGGGCCAACATCAAGTTGAGCAAGCGCCTGAACATGCAGGTGAATACTTCTTACTTCACCAATGAATACCACAACGCACCGCAATTGGGCAACGATGATGGCAGCTCCTGGCAGAAACGCCTGCTCTACAACGTAGCCCGCGATTACAAAGGAGAGGATATTCCCATCTATAAAAATGCAGATGGTTCCCAGAACCCGCTCACCGGCTTTCCCTTTATTGGCAACGGTGGCGCCATTGTATGGAACATATATGAAAACAACAGCTGGATGGAACGCCGCAAACTGCTGGGCTCCGTGCAGCTGAATTATACGGCTACTCCCTTCCTGGACGTAATGTTCCGCGGGGGCCTGGATAACAACAGCAATGAGCTTACCACGAAGAACAAACCAACGGATGTACTGGGCCTGAAGGGCTACTATGCACACGGGCTGGAGCGGGATAACGCCTCCAACTTCGACTTCCTGGCCACCTTCCACAAGGAGAACCTGCTGCACAAAACACTGAGTGCAAAATTCTCTGCCGGTGGTACCATTTACCAGCGCGATGCCTATGGCGATCTTGGGTATAATGATACGTGGGCGGTGCCTTTCCTGTATTCTTTGAAAGAAGGTTCTTACCTGGGCAACCCGCATCCCATTACCGAAAGCATTCTCCAGAAAAAAATGAACTCTGTATACGGGTTCCTTAACCTGGCTTACAAAGACTACCTCTTCCTGGATGTAACTGGCCGTAACGACTGGTCTTCCGCTTTACCAAAAGGGGAGTGGTCTTACTTCTTCCCGTCTGTGAGCGGCAGCTTTGTATTCACGGATGCATTTCACATTGATCCCTCTGTACTGAGCTTTGGTAAGATCCGCGCGGCGTATGCAGAAGCGGCGGTAGATCCCCTGCCTTACCAGGTGAACTACACTTTTGCCACCACCACTTTTGCGGGCCAAACAGCTACCAATCTTCCGGGCGTGTTGCAGGCTCCCAACTACAAACCGGCCACCAATAAAACGGCAGATTTTGGCCTGGTACTGGGTTTCTGGGGCAATAAACTGAGCCTGGACATGCGCTACTATCATGGCCGGTCCGACAACCAGATCGTATCCTCCCCCTTGCCCATTTCTTCCGGCGTAAGCTCTGTGATCGTGAATACCGGCGTGATGGAAAACTCCGGCGCAGAACTGATCGTGAATGCGCGCCCCATCGATACCCGCAACTTCAAGTGGAGCGTGGCACTGAACCTGGCGCACAACAGCAACCGCCTGCTTTCCCTGTCTGAAGGCACCAACAAGGTGGACCTGGGCAGCGTATGGAATGACGGCGGTGGCCATGGCCCCACCATCTCTGTAAAGGTGGGCGACCAGTTTGGTACTATTTACGGGTATGACCACATCTATGATAAAAAGACAGGCTTACCCCTCATGATCAAGGATCCCTTTGGTAACCCGGCCATGAACGGAACCCTGTACCAGAGCACAGACCAGCCGGTACCCATTGGCAATGCCACGCCTAAAGTAATAGGTGGCATTACCAACACTTTCACTTTCAAAGGCGGCATTTCT
Proteins encoded:
- a CDS encoding SusC/RagA family TonB-linked outer membrane protein, producing the protein MKVALLPLLLVTAFFTCSFAHTVHGQEILDKKLTLEMPARELKVVLKAISSEADVNFTYSNSTLPDKQKVAVSANNEKLGDVLTRLLQPLDISFEVIHEQIVLHRGKPLLRVSASEMFKMVSGTVTASDGTPIPGVSVVISGTTRGTVTNAKGYFEIQANEGETLLFSSVGFATAKMVVGSSGTMNVVLSSSVHSLDSVAITALGIQRSVRTLGYSQEAVKGAEIARSNAPNVINALAGKMAGVNVTSPNGVDGGTTRIIIGGNNTIQGDNQPLIIVDGMPLANGVPQPYNTHGTLGTGSVLYTNADASNTSAPKDWGSPINLINPEDIESMSVLKGPTAAALYGGKGANGVILITTKKGSARPGLGIDYSFGYKMMEPYRYLKMQNEYGSGGMVSLDPPQYLTDSDGKPMMSNDAWTGLFVDQKTGSGPYGQNTYDQVGWPGTGLSWGHKMDGTVIKWWDGTMRPDDPQPGNLKLLYRDGMQTRHNISVSGGNEWGTVRASYTRLDNTAILPNSDYNQNSFNVGANIKLSKRLNMQVNTSYFTNEYHNAPQLGNDDGSSWQKRLLYNVARDYKGEDIPIYKNADGSQNPLTGFPFIGNGGAIVWNIYENNSWMERRKLLGSVQLNYTATPFLDVMFRGGLDNNSNELTTKNKPTDVLGLKGYYAHGLERDNASNFDFLATFHKENLLHKTLSAKFSAGGTIYQRDAYGDLGYNDTWAVPFLYSLKEGSYLGNPHPITESILQKKMNSVYGFLNLAYKDYLFLDVTGRNDWSSALPKGEWSYFFPSVSGSFVFTDAFHIDPSVLSFGKIRAAYAEAAVDPLPYQVNYTFATTTFAGQTATNLPGVLQAPNYKPATNKTADFGLVLGFWGNKLSLDMRYYHGRSDNQIVSSPLPISSGVSSVIVNTGVMENSGAELIVNARPIDTRNFKWSVALNLAHNSNRLLSLSEGTNKVDLGSVWNDGGGHGPTISVKVGDQFGTIYGYDHIYDKKTGLPLMIKDPFGNPAMNGTLYQSTDQPVPIGNATPKVIGGITNTFTFKGGISVSMLVDGKFGGEIWSGSYATMMQQGQAPETLKERDGGGLAYTTPNGTKTNWGVVLPGVFEDGTVNTNVVHYYYKYMQYGVWSSTTVNGVKGTDWNDKISVLKDNWVKMREITVNYNLPDRIVRKTRIFQQASVSLVGRDLFYLYSSLPDHINPEGSNGAGNGQGLEFASLPSVRSMGFQVRVSF